From a single Nicotiana tabacum cultivar K326 chromosome 8, ASM71507v2, whole genome shotgun sequence genomic region:
- the LOC142163364 gene encoding secreted RxLR effector protein 161-like — translation MCPKTPGETERMSRVPYRSAVGSLMYAMVCTRSDICQAVGLVSRYQTDPGLAHWQALKRIMRYLKGTADYALCYQGGKDLRLVGYSDVDHGGDLDERKSTSGYVFLLGDGAISLSSKKHLYHYLRWKPNTWLSH, via the coding sequence ATGTGTCCTAAGACTCCTGGAGAGACGGAAAGAATGAGTCGAGTTCCTTATAGGAGCGCAGTTGGAAGTCTAATGTATGCTATGGTGTGCACTAGATCTGATATCTGTCAAGCAGTTGGCTTGGTAAGTAGATATCAAACTGACCCAGGTTTAGCACATTGGCAAGCATTAAAGAGGATCATGAGATATCTGAAGGGAACTGCTGATTATGCCCTTTGTTATCAAGGAGGCAAGGATCTGCGATTAGTTGGATATAGTGATGTTGATCATGGAGGAGATCTAGATGAGAGGAAGTCTACCTCAGGATATGTTTTCTTACTCGGTGATGGCGCTATATCATTGAGTAGTAAGAAACATCTGTATCACTATCTACGATGGAAGCCGAATACGTGGCTCTCGCATTAG